In the genome of Magnolia sinica isolate HGM2019 chromosome 2, MsV1, whole genome shotgun sequence, one region contains:
- the LOC131236423 gene encoding probable BOI-related E3 ubiquitin-protein ligase 2, producing the protein MAIPQHQLQQQQSKPFRNLLAADGQIAFFGGPSFPDQSHPQFAPPFHVVGLAPVPIPAMDGTTVDLQWAGSEPKNKRLKEQEFLENSQISSVDFLQTRSVSTGLGLSLDDRRMASSSGDSPVLSLLDEEIDRELQRQDTEMDRFVKLQGERLRQAILKKVQANQLQTLSSVEEKILQKLREKEAEVEDINKKNMELEERMKQLNVEAGAWQHRAKCNENMITALKFNLQQVFAQGRDSKEGCGDSEVDDTASCCDGGAIDFHLLASKENKDLKDSMTCKVCRVNEVCMLLLPCRHLCLCKDCENKLSYCPLCQTSKFIGMEIYI; encoded by the exons ATGGCCATTCCGCAACACCAACTGCAACAACAACAATCAAAACCATTCAGGAATCTGCTGGCCGCCGATGGGCAGATCGCCTTCTTCGGCGGCCCATCTTTCCCCGATCAATCTCATCCGCAATTCGCCCCTCcct tCCATGTGGTCGGACTCGCTCCTGTTCCGATTCCTGCAATGGACGGGACAACCGTCGATCTCCAATGGGCGGGTTCCGAGCCCAAGAACAAGAGATTGAAAGAACAGGAATTCCTCGAGAACTCGCAGATCTCGTCCGTCGATTTCTTGCAGACGCGGTCCGTGTCCACGGGGTTAGGGTTGTCTCTTGATGACCGTCGCATGGCTTCCTCCTCTGGAGACTCCCCTGTTCTATCCCTCCTCGATGAGGAGATCGACCGCGAGCTGCAGCGGCAGGACACTGAGATGGACAGATTCGTCAAATTACAG GGTGAGCGCCTGAGGCAAGCGATTCTTAAGAAGGTTCAGGCCAATCAGCTCCAAACTCTTTCATCCGTAGAAGAAAAGATCCTTCAAAAGCTCCGTGAGAAGGAAGCAGAGGTAGAGGACATCAACAAGAAGAACATGGAGCTGGAAGAGCGGATGAAACAGTTGAATGTAGAAGCAGGTGCATGGCAGCACCGTGCCAAGTGCAATGAGAACATGATTACTGCCCTGAAGTTCAATCTCCAGCAAGTGTTTGCGCAAGGCAGGGATAGCAAAGAAGGGTGCGGTGACAGCGAGGTAGATGACACAGCCTCTTGTTGTGATGGAGGGGCAATCGATTTCCACCTCCTTGCTAGCAAGGAGAACAAGGATTTGAAGGACTCAATGACTTGTAAGGTTTGCAGAGTTAATGAAGTTTGCATGCTTTTGTTACCTTGCAGGCATCTTTGCTTGTGCAAGGACTGTGAGAATAAACTCAGTTACTGTCCACTGTGTCAGACCTCGAAGTTTATCGGCATGGAGATTTACATTTAA